A single region of the Micropterus dolomieu isolate WLL.071019.BEF.003 ecotype Adirondacks linkage group LG02, ASM2129224v1, whole genome shotgun sequence genome encodes:
- the LOC123956806 gene encoding uncharacterized protein LOC123956806 isoform X1 yields METCDFVQVKLTEWDLSELIQRFEDEGVDKEAFLSLEESGNINVLIPKTGPRVKFRKRLREYLQALKKRHSYGAPEITDTEADPNPDQEDTPEMDPTFFPWHFESTSTSDTDHDSEMSEEAISNSSTGLLAVILFILRHHLTTALGDLMALLNFLSSNLVVPFKYLSDKIPALSTVFYCHVCQNYMGKNPDDASCSHCGTMFNKKSSTKSGHFFLSASLKDLLKDILKNHGTELLPKTVNHANNIKDVMDGKMYQNLLKQGKLAAEDLTLLWNCDEVPIYNSSRYSIWPLQFTINEFPYTQRHVIVAGLWFGPEKPKMGTFLKPFIDESRALAQNPFQWSDSNGTVHSSKVFSLVCSSDAVARPLLRNCKQFNGEYGCDWCLHPGMMVTKGGGSMRSYPFDENKQAARSTEMFMDNAKQAENSATPKNGVKGLSLLSILPLFDIVFGFVPDYMHSVLLGVSKQLVTLWLDPVNSMKPWFIGQKISLMDLRLLRLKPPLEITRSPRSLKCRDTWKASEWRAFLLFYAISVLPGILDPIYLEHYFDLSFSIHILLQESISQHDLRLAHESLVRFVECMKVLYGEENVSFNCHQLIHLTESVQNWGPLWATSAFPFEKNNGNLRALLNGINDNPQQIYQRFVIWQHLPRHLSSLVFDRQSDFGELLAKLTPAKDGSRSDKLLGKSRHLDLTGSTKLAVEELLKRPVLVKSVEAYDSFSNGHTVYHSTDFKESDKTDCNIKLKNGCYGEIQLILLLKKKCICTSTCLCQAIPIIVVHLYDIKPDTLFSKIHPDKTLKTTFVRVERTDQPKAFFLEDIKCKCMYVDGSLVPLPNTYESY; encoded by the exons ATGGAGACATGTGATTTTGTCCAAGTGAAATTAACTGAATGGGATCTCAGTGAGTTGATTCAGAGATTTGAAG acGAAGGTGTTGACAAGGAAGCTTTCCTAAGTCTTGaagagtcaggaaacatcaaTGTCTTGATTCCTAAAACTGGACCAAGAGTAAAATTCAGAAAGAGACTTAGAGAATACTTACAG GCCCTGAAAAAAAGGCACAGTTACGGTGCTCCTGAAATAACAGACACTGAAGCGGACCCAAATCCAGACCAAGAGGACACCCCTGAAATG GACCCAACTTTTTTTCCATGGCACTTTGAGTCTACATCAACATCTGACACAGATCATGACAGTGAGATG AGTGAGGAGGCAATTTCCAACTCAAGTACAGGCCTACTTGCTGTGATACTCTTTATTCTGCGTCACCATCTAACTACGGCTCTGGGTGACTTAATGGCTCTACTGAATTTTCTCAGCTCTAACCTGGTTGTTCCATTTAAGTATCTCTCTGATAAGATTCCTGCCTTGTCTACTGTGTTTTACTGCCATGTTTGTCAAAACTACATGGGTAAGAATCCTGATGATGCTTCCTGTTCGCACTGTGGCACAATGTTCAACAAAAAAAGCAGTACTAAAAGTggacacttttttttgtctgcatcACTGAAAGACCTTTTGAAAGACATCCTTAAGAACCATGGCACTGAGTTGTTACCTAAAACAGTCAACCATGCGAATAATATTAAAGATGTGATGGATGGGAAGATGTACCAGAATCTGCTTAAACAAGGAAAGTTGGCTGCAGAAGACCTTACACTGTTATGGAATTGTGATGAAGTACCAATTTATAACTCATCCAGATACTCGATTTGGCCCCTTCAGTTTACAATTAATGAATTTCCTTACACACAAAGGCATGTGATAGTTGCAGGACTTTGGTTTGGCCCAGAAAAACCCAAGATGGGCACATTTCTAAAGCCTTTCATAGATGAAAGTCGTGCTTTAGCTCAAAATCCCTTTCAATGGAGCGACAGCAATGGCACAGTACACTCCTCAAAAGTCTTCTCCTTGGTTTGTTCCTCAGACGCCGTGGCAAGGCCACTACTCCGGAATTGCAAACAATTCAATGGTGAATATGGTTGTGACTGGTGTTTACACCCTGGCATGATGGTCACAAAAGGCGGTGGATCCATGAGGTCCTACCCATTTGATGAAAACAAGCAAGCAGCAAGGTCAACCGAAATGTTTATGGATAATGCAAAACAGGCTGAAAACTCTGCCACCCCCAAAAATGGAGTTAAAGGACTGTCCTTGCTTTCCATACTTCCCTtgtttgacattgtttttggCTTTGTACCTGATTATATGCACTCAGTTCTACTTGGTGTGTCCAAACAACTTGTAACTCTGTGGTTGGACCCAGTCAACTCTATGAAACCTTGGTTTATAGGACAAAAGATTTCACTAATGGACTTACGTCTTCTCCGTCTAAAGCCACCATTAGAAATAACCAGATCTCCACGATCACTGAAGTGTAGGGACACTTGGAAAGCCTCGGAGTGGCGAGCATTCCTTTTATTTTATGCCATTAGTGTCTTGCCTGGTATCCTGGATCCTATCTATCTGGAACattattttgacttgtcatttaGTATTCACATTCTGCTACAGGAATCAATCTCCCAACATGACCTTCGGCTAGCCCATGAGTCCTTGGTACGCTTTGTAGAATGCATGAAAGTGCTTTATGGTGAAGAAAATGTGTCTTTCAACTGTCATCAGTTAATCCACTTAACTGAAAGTGTACAGAACTGGGGTCCTCTCTGGGCAACATCAGCATTTCCTTTTGAGAAAAACAATGGAAATTTAAGGGCTCTGCTTAATGGCATAAATGATAACCCTCAACAAATTTACCAGAGGTTTGTCATATGGCAGCACTTACCCAGACACCTCAGTTCTTTAGTTTTTGACCGACAATCAGATTTTGGTGAGTTATTAGCCAAGCTCACACCAGCAAAAGATGGCAGTCGCTCTGACAAACTTCTTGGAAAATCACGCCATCTGGATCTCACAGGATCCACAAAACTAGCAGTGGAAGAGCTCTTAAAGCGCCCAGTTCTTGTCAAATCAGTAGAAGCTTATGACAGCTTCTCTAATGGACACACTGTTTATCACTCTACAGACTTCAAAgagtcagacaaaacagactGTAATATTAAACTAAAGAATGGCTGCTATGGAGAAATACAgttgattttacttttaaaaaaaaaatgcatttgcacATCCACTTGTTTGTGCCAGGCTATTCCAATCATTGTGGTGCACCTATATGACATCAAACCTGATACACTGTTCAGCAAAATACATCCTGACAAAACATTAAAGACTACCTTTGTGAGGGTAGAAAGGACAGATCAACCTAAAGCTTTCTTCTTAGAGGATATCAagtgtaaatgtatgtatgtggaTGGTTCGCTTGTGCCTCTACCAAACACATATGAGAGTTATTAG
- the LOC123956806 gene encoding uncharacterized protein LOC123956806 isoform X2 has protein sequence MSEEAISNSSTGLLAVILFILRHHLTTALGDLMALLNFLSSNLVVPFKYLSDKIPALSTVFYCHVCQNYMGKNPDDASCSHCGTMFNKKSSTKSGHFFLSASLKDLLKDILKNHGTELLPKTVNHANNIKDVMDGKMYQNLLKQGKLAAEDLTLLWNCDEVPIYNSSRYSIWPLQFTINEFPYTQRHVIVAGLWFGPEKPKMGTFLKPFIDESRALAQNPFQWSDSNGTVHSSKVFSLVCSSDAVARPLLRNCKQFNGEYGCDWCLHPGMMVTKGGGSMRSYPFDENKQAARSTEMFMDNAKQAENSATPKNGVKGLSLLSILPLFDIVFGFVPDYMHSVLLGVSKQLVTLWLDPVNSMKPWFIGQKISLMDLRLLRLKPPLEITRSPRSLKCRDTWKASEWRAFLLFYAISVLPGILDPIYLEHYFDLSFSIHILLQESISQHDLRLAHESLVRFVECMKVLYGEENVSFNCHQLIHLTESVQNWGPLWATSAFPFEKNNGNLRALLNGINDNPQQIYQRFVIWQHLPRHLSSLVFDRQSDFGELLAKLTPAKDGSRSDKLLGKSRHLDLTGSTKLAVEELLKRPVLVKSVEAYDSFSNGHTVYHSTDFKESDKTDCNIKLKNGCYGEIQLILLLKKKCICTSTCLCQAIPIIVVHLYDIKPDTLFSKIHPDKTLKTTFVRVERTDQPKAFFLEDIKCKCMYVDGSLVPLPNTYESY, from the exons ATG AGTGAGGAGGCAATTTCCAACTCAAGTACAGGCCTACTTGCTGTGATACTCTTTATTCTGCGTCACCATCTAACTACGGCTCTGGGTGACTTAATGGCTCTACTGAATTTTCTCAGCTCTAACCTGGTTGTTCCATTTAAGTATCTCTCTGATAAGATTCCTGCCTTGTCTACTGTGTTTTACTGCCATGTTTGTCAAAACTACATGGGTAAGAATCCTGATGATGCTTCCTGTTCGCACTGTGGCACAATGTTCAACAAAAAAAGCAGTACTAAAAGTggacacttttttttgtctgcatcACTGAAAGACCTTTTGAAAGACATCCTTAAGAACCATGGCACTGAGTTGTTACCTAAAACAGTCAACCATGCGAATAATATTAAAGATGTGATGGATGGGAAGATGTACCAGAATCTGCTTAAACAAGGAAAGTTGGCTGCAGAAGACCTTACACTGTTATGGAATTGTGATGAAGTACCAATTTATAACTCATCCAGATACTCGATTTGGCCCCTTCAGTTTACAATTAATGAATTTCCTTACACACAAAGGCATGTGATAGTTGCAGGACTTTGGTTTGGCCCAGAAAAACCCAAGATGGGCACATTTCTAAAGCCTTTCATAGATGAAAGTCGTGCTTTAGCTCAAAATCCCTTTCAATGGAGCGACAGCAATGGCACAGTACACTCCTCAAAAGTCTTCTCCTTGGTTTGTTCCTCAGACGCCGTGGCAAGGCCACTACTCCGGAATTGCAAACAATTCAATGGTGAATATGGTTGTGACTGGTGTTTACACCCTGGCATGATGGTCACAAAAGGCGGTGGATCCATGAGGTCCTACCCATTTGATGAAAACAAGCAAGCAGCAAGGTCAACCGAAATGTTTATGGATAATGCAAAACAGGCTGAAAACTCTGCCACCCCCAAAAATGGAGTTAAAGGACTGTCCTTGCTTTCCATACTTCCCTtgtttgacattgtttttggCTTTGTACCTGATTATATGCACTCAGTTCTACTTGGTGTGTCCAAACAACTTGTAACTCTGTGGTTGGACCCAGTCAACTCTATGAAACCTTGGTTTATAGGACAAAAGATTTCACTAATGGACTTACGTCTTCTCCGTCTAAAGCCACCATTAGAAATAACCAGATCTCCACGATCACTGAAGTGTAGGGACACTTGGAAAGCCTCGGAGTGGCGAGCATTCCTTTTATTTTATGCCATTAGTGTCTTGCCTGGTATCCTGGATCCTATCTATCTGGAACattattttgacttgtcatttaGTATTCACATTCTGCTACAGGAATCAATCTCCCAACATGACCTTCGGCTAGCCCATGAGTCCTTGGTACGCTTTGTAGAATGCATGAAAGTGCTTTATGGTGAAGAAAATGTGTCTTTCAACTGTCATCAGTTAATCCACTTAACTGAAAGTGTACAGAACTGGGGTCCTCTCTGGGCAACATCAGCATTTCCTTTTGAGAAAAACAATGGAAATTTAAGGGCTCTGCTTAATGGCATAAATGATAACCCTCAACAAATTTACCAGAGGTTTGTCATATGGCAGCACTTACCCAGACACCTCAGTTCTTTAGTTTTTGACCGACAATCAGATTTTGGTGAGTTATTAGCCAAGCTCACACCAGCAAAAGATGGCAGTCGCTCTGACAAACTTCTTGGAAAATCACGCCATCTGGATCTCACAGGATCCACAAAACTAGCAGTGGAAGAGCTCTTAAAGCGCCCAGTTCTTGTCAAATCAGTAGAAGCTTATGACAGCTTCTCTAATGGACACACTGTTTATCACTCTACAGACTTCAAAgagtcagacaaaacagactGTAATATTAAACTAAAGAATGGCTGCTATGGAGAAATACAgttgattttacttttaaaaaaaaaatgcatttgcacATCCACTTGTTTGTGCCAGGCTATTCCAATCATTGTGGTGCACCTATATGACATCAAACCTGATACACTGTTCAGCAAAATACATCCTGACAAAACATTAAAGACTACCTTTGTGAGGGTAGAAAGGACAGATCAACCTAAAGCTTTCTTCTTAGAGGATATCAagtgtaaatgtatgtatgtggaTGGTTCGCTTGTGCCTCTACCAAACACATATGAGAGTTATTAG